In Phenylobacterium hankyongense, the sequence CCAGCGGGTCGCGGTCGGCGGACCTGGCGAAATCCTCGACGCCGTCGCGCATCAGCGCCAGCCCCTCGCGCACCCGCCCGGCCAGCCGGTCGGCCGCCGGCGTGGGGATCATCGCGTTGCCCTGGCGGGTGAACAGCTGCGCCCCGAGCTCGGCCTGCAAGCGGCGGATCTGCTGGCTCACGGCCCCGTGGGTGACCCCCAGCTCCTCGGCCGCACGGCTGTAGCTCTGGCGCCGGGCGGCGGCCTCCAGAGCGCGCAGGGCGAAGAAAGGTGGCAGGCGGGTCACGCCCAGGTTGTTAGCCCGACTAACAACCGAAGGCAAAAACTATCGTTCGCCCAAGTGGCCCCAGCGACCTACATCAGTCCTATCGAAGCGGCTGGTTTTCAGCAGCAAAAACAAAGGACTAAGACCATGAAAGCGCAGCTTCTCATGCTGAGCGCGGCCGGCCTCCTGCTGGCCTCCGCCGCCCAGGCCGCCGCCCCGCCCCGCGACGTGCAGCAATTCCTCGACTCCGCCCACCGCACGGCCGTCGTGCGGCTCGAAAAGGCCGGCGTGGCGCTGGCGGGCCGTCCGCTGGCGGTGCGCGCCACGGTGGACGGCGCCGGCCGGCTCTACGGCCTCCACGTCGTCCGCTCCTCGGGCTCCCTGGACACCGACGCCCAGGCCACGGCGGCGCTGCGCCGGATGGCGGTCGAGAGCCCGCCGTACGACCTGGCCGGCCGGGACGTGACCCTGACGTTCGGCGACGCGCCGATCGTCCAGGCCAAGGCTCCTTGAGGCGCCGCGCGACCCCAACCGCGCGAACGCCGACAAGGAAAGGGGCGGCCCCGCGAGGGACCGCCCCTTTTTGGGCGTCGAGATCGAGCCGGCGTGGCCGGCCTGGCTTACTTGCCGGCCTGGCTGAGCGCGTCCATCAGCTCCGGAACGGCGGTCTTGTAGTCCGCCACCAGGCCATAGTCGGCGACCTGGAAGATCGGCGCGTCGCCGTCCTTGTTGATCGCGACGATGACCTTGGAGTCCTTCATCCCGGCCAGGTGCTGGATGGCGCCCGAGATGCCGATGGCGATGTAGAGCTCCGGGGCCACAACCTTACCGGTCTGGCCGACCTGATAGTCGTTGGGCGCATAGCCGGCGTCCACCGCAGCGCGGGAGGCCCCGACCGCGGCGCCGAGCTTGTCGGCGAGCGGGTCGATGACCCGCTGGAATTCCTCCGCCGAGCCCATCGCCCGGCCGCCGGAGACCACGATCTTGGCGCCGGAGAGTTCCGGGCGCGCCGACTTGACCAGCTGCTGGTCGACGAAGTGGGTCTTGGCCGGCGCGGCCGCGGCGGGGATGGTCTCCACCGACGCCGAGCCGCCTTCCGCCGCCGCCTTGAAGACGGTGGGGCGCACGGTGATCACCTTCTTGGCGTCGGAGGACTGCACCGTCTCCAGCGCGTTGCCGGCGTAGATCGGCCGCACGAAGGTCGAGGCGTCCACCACCTCCACCACGTCGGAGATCTGCGCCACGTCCAGCTTCGCGGCGATCCGCGGGCTGAAGTTCTTTCCCTGCGAGGTCGCCGGCGTCAGCACCGCGTCGTAGTTGGCCATCAGCGGCGCCACCAGGGCTTCGAACGCCTCGGCCAGGCCTTCGCCCAGCTCCGGGCTCTCGGCCAGCAGCACCTTGCGGACGCCGGCGATCCTGGCGGCGGCGTCGGCCACGGCCTTGGCGTTCTGGCCGGCCACCAGCACGTCGATGTCGCCCGACAGCTTGGTCGCGGCGGTGACCGTCTTGTGGGTGTTGTCCTTGAGCGTCGAGTTGTCGTGATCGGCGATGACGAGAACGGCCATTAGAGGACCCCCGCTTCGTTCTTCAGTTTCATGACCAGGTCGGCGGCGGATTCGACCTTGATGCCGCCCCCGCGCTTCGGCGGCTCGGTGACCTTCAGGACCTTGAGGCGCGGCGCGGTGTCGACGCCCAGTGAGGCCAGCTCCTTGACGTCCAGGGGCTTCTTCTTGGCCTTCATGATGTTGGGCAGCGAGGCGTAGCGCGGCTCGTTGAGGCGCAGGTCGGCGGTGACGATCGCCGGCAGGTCGACCTCGAGGGTCTGCAGGCCGCCGTCGACCTCGCGGGTCACCTTGGCCTTGGCGCCGGAGACCTCGATCGAGGAGGCGAAGGTCGCCTGCGCCCAGCCGAGGATCGCCGCCAGCATCTGGCCGGTGGCGCCGTTGTCGCCGTCGATGGACTGCTTGCCCAGGATCACCAGGTCGGGGCTTTCCTCGGCGATGATCGCCTGCAGCACCTTGGCGACCGCCAGCGGCTCCAGGTCCTGGTCGGTCTGCACCAGGATGGCGCGGTCAGCGCCCATGGCCAGCGAGGTGCGCAGGGTCTCCTGCGCCTGGGTGGGGCCGACGGAGATGGAGACGACCTCGGTCGCCACGCCCTTCTCCTTGAGCCGGACGGCCTCCTCGACGGCGATCTCGTCGAAGGGGTTCATCGACATCTTCACATTGGCGAGGTCGACGCCCGTCTGATCGGGCTTCACCCGGGCCTTTACGTTGTAATCGATCACCCGCTTGACCGGGACCAACACCTTCATGGGTTGCTAGCGCCTCAAATTGCATTGGGGAAAATGGATCGAAGCGGGCATAACGCTTCCGGCGCGCATTGCAAGCCGAGCGCCCGCGCCCGCCCCTTCGGCGGCGCCGCAATTTGGCCGGAACCGGCCGCTAGCCAGCGACCGCTCCCCTCCGCTATGAACTGACCCATGAACCCTACCGTCGAGCGGCTGAAGCTCATCTTCCTTGGCGTCTTCGCCGTCATGCTTGTGGCGATCATGGTCTGGCAGGTCGGCTGGATCTGGCCGCGGCAGGCCTGTGAGAAGGACCACAAGTGGTGGGACAACTCGCAACGGGTCTGCGCCCAGCCGGTGCTGATCTCCGACATCACCGGCCGCACGATCCAGGACAAGCAGGCCGAGGCGGCCGCGCGGCAGGCGATCGCGCATCCGCCGGCGGCGGCGCCCGTCAAGCGCTAGCGGGTCGCCCCGGACTTCCAGAACACCTCCGCCGCGCCGCGGTCGTTGGCGAACCGCGCGGCCACGAACAGCAGGTCCGACAGCCGGTTGAGGTAGCGCAGCGCCGGCCCGCTCACCGGCTCGCCGGCCTCCTTCAACCGCACCGCCTCGCGCTCGGCGCGACGGCAGACCGTGCGGGCCAGGTGCAGCGCCGCGGCGGCGGCCGTGCCGCCCGGCAGCACGAACGAGGCGAGCGGCGGCAGGGCGCCGTTCAGCGCGTCGATCTCGTCCTCCAGCCGCAGCACCTGGCCGTCGAGGATGCGGAGCACCGCCCCTTCCGACTCGTCAGGCCGCGCCGGGGTGGCCAGGTCCGCGCCCAGGTCGAACAGCTCGTTCTGGATCCGGGCCAGCATGGCGTCGAGCTCGCCGGCCGTGTGCAGCCGCGCCAGGCCGATGCAGGCGTTGGTCTCGTCCACCCCGCCATAGGCCTCGACCCGCGGCCCCGCCTTGCTCACCGGCTGGCCGGTGGCCAGCCGCGTCGATCCGTCGTCGCCGGTGCGGGTGTAGATCCGGTTTAGGGTGACCACGGCGACCTCAATGGCTCGACCGCCACCAGACCGCGCCCATCAGGACCGCGATGGCGATCGCCTGGGCGACCACCCGAAGGCGCATCAGCTTGTTGGAATAGGAGCGTCCGAAGTCGCCGCCCCGGAACAGGGCGTAGATGCCCAGGGCAAGAACGAGGGCGACCGCGATGAGCGCGGCGGGGATGAGATAGGAAAATGCGTCCATGAACCCAATTTAGGCCCTCTGACGCTTGCCGGCCAACAACGATCAACGATATTCCAGCTTGACGCTGGGGCAGCTGATCATGTTCAACGATCGCCATTCGATCGCTGCGTCGAAAAGCTGCCATCTTCCGAATAGCATATGGAATTATGGTTCATTCCAGTGACACCCCGGATTGCGCCGCCGGAATCCTTCCATATGCAGTAACCTCCAGGCCCACCCGTTTCGCGGAACGGGTTATTTGAACTTGTTCATCTAACATTGGCGTTGCGCCGCAAAGGTGAATACAGTATACAATAGCGAACGACCCGCCGCCCCGCGGCGAGCCGACAGCGCGTAAAGTTGCGAACCGGGCGCCGGCTCGGCGCTCTCCAAGGTCGAAGGTCAATGAAACACGTCTCCCCCATCGAAGCCGCCAGCGAAGCCCGGGTGAAAGTCCCCACCCGCCGCGCCCTCGCCAAGCAGCAGACCCGTGCGAAGGTGCTCGCCGCCGCCCGCCGGCTGTTCAGCGAAGAAGGCTATGAAGGCGCCACCATCCGCGACATCGCCGCCGCCGCGGGCATGTCCACCGGCGCGGTGTTCGCCAACTTCAGCGACAAGTCGGACCTGTTCCGCGAGATCATGGCCGTCGACACGGCCGCGCTGGCCGAGGCCATGCGCGAGGCCGCCTCGCGCGGGCGCAACGTCGAAGACGCCCTGCTGAAGATCTTCACGGCGGGCTATACCTTCTACAAGAGCCAGCTGCCGCTGGCGCGGGCCGCCTTCAGCGTCTCCTGGGCGCCCCAGGACGGCCAGACGCTGCGGAGCATGCCGCCGGTGCAGTCGATGCACGACCTGATCGGTGAGCAACTGAGCGCCGGCGTGGCGCGCGGCGAGCTCAGCCAGGAATCGGAAACAAAGCTGCGGGCGCAGATGTTGTTCGACGCCTACCTGTCGAACTACCCGCAGGCCATTTTCCAGGGCTGGAGCCTGGACGCGCTGCAAGCGCGCTCACGTGACCAGATCCGCATCCTGCTCGCGGGGGCGCGACGGGGCTAAACCCGTTTCGCGGACCTCTCCGTCATGAAGGCCGACGTCAATCCGCCCCCGAGCGTCCTGAGCCCCCGCCAGTCGCAGAAGAACGCGACCCGGCAACGGGTGCTCGAGGCCGCGCGGGAGTCGTTTGACACCCTCGGCTACGAGGGCACGACGATCCGTGAGATCGCCCGCAAGGCGGGGGTCTCGGTCGGCAGCGTGTTCACCACCTTCGCCTCCAAGGGCGAGATCCTCAGCCAGGTCATGCAGGACCGGCTTGACCGGCTCTACGGTGAGCTCGACCGGGTGGCGCCGCACCTGCGCGGCAGCACCGCCGACCGGCTGCGCTCGATGTTCGCCATCCACTTCGCCTTCGAAGCGCCGCACGTCCGGCTGTTCCTGGCCCACGTCGCGGCGGCCTACGACTGGACCCTGCCGAAGACCGCCGTGCCCTATGGCCGCACGCCGCGGCTGCAGGAGATCATGCGCGAATGCCTCGCCAAGGGCGTCGAGGAGGGGGACGTCGACCCCGGCCTGAACCTGCAGGAGATCGTCGACCTGCTGCTGGCCGCCTACGCCTGGACCTACCATTTCGCGATCACCGAGGCGGCGGACGTCGACGCCCGCACCGCCATCATGGACCGCCAGATCGGCCTGATCTGCGAGGGCTTCCGGCCCCGCTAGTTGGCGCCCTCGAGCAGGCGCCGGGCGATCACCTGGGCCTGGATCTCACCTGCCCCTTCGAAGATGTTGAGGATGCGCGCGTCGGCCAGCAGCCGGCTGACCGGCTGCTCGACCGCGAAGCCGTTTCCGCCATGGATCTGCACCGCATTGTCCGCCGCCGCCCAGGCGATGCGGGCCGCGAGCAGCTTGGCCATGCCCGCCTCCAGATCGCAGCGACGGCCCTCGTCCTTGGCGCGGCCTGCGAACCAGGCGAGCCGCCGCGCGCCGAGGATCTCCGCGGCCATCATCGCCAGCTTGTTGGCCACGCGCGGGAAGTCCGCCAGCGGCTGACCGAACTGCCGGCGCGTCCGCGCATAGTCGGCCGCCAGGTCCAGCGCGTTCT encodes:
- a CDS encoding TetR/AcrR family transcriptional regulator, with product MKHVSPIEAASEARVKVPTRRALAKQQTRAKVLAAARRLFSEEGYEGATIRDIAAAAGMSTGAVFANFSDKSDLFREIMAVDTAALAEAMREAASRGRNVEDALLKIFTAGYTFYKSQLPLARAAFSVSWAPQDGQTLRSMPPVQSMHDLIGEQLSAGVARGELSQESETKLRAQMLFDAYLSNYPQAIFQGWSLDALQARSRDQIRILLAGARRG
- a CDS encoding TonB family protein, which encodes MKAQLLMLSAAGLLLASAAQAAAPPRDVQQFLDSAHRTAVVRLEKAGVALAGRPLAVRATVDGAGRLYGLHVVRSSGSLDTDAQATAALRRMAVESPPYDLAGRDVTLTFGDAPIVQAKAP
- a CDS encoding electron transfer flavoprotein subunit alpha/FixB family protein translates to MAVLVIADHDNSTLKDNTHKTVTAATKLSGDIDVLVAGQNAKAVADAAARIAGVRKVLLAESPELGEGLAEAFEALVAPLMANYDAVLTPATSQGKNFSPRIAAKLDVAQISDVVEVVDASTFVRPIYAGNALETVQSSDAKKVITVRPTVFKAAAEGGSASVETIPAAAAPAKTHFVDQQLVKSARPELSGAKIVVSGGRAMGSAEEFQRVIDPLADKLGAAVGASRAAVDAGYAPNDYQVGQTGKVVAPELYIAIGISGAIQHLAGMKDSKVIVAINKDGDAPIFQVADYGLVADYKTAVPELMDALSQAGK
- a CDS encoding cob(I)yrinic acid a,c-diamide adenosyltransferase, with product MVTLNRIYTRTGDDGSTRLATGQPVSKAGPRVEAYGGVDETNACIGLARLHTAGELDAMLARIQNELFDLGADLATPARPDESEGAVLRILDGQVLRLEDEIDALNGALPPLASFVLPGGTAAAAALHLARTVCRRAEREAVRLKEAGEPVSGPALRYLNRLSDLLFVAARFANDRGAAEVFWKSGATR
- a CDS encoding electron transfer flavoprotein subunit beta/FixA family protein; the encoded protein is MKVLVPVKRVIDYNVKARVKPDQTGVDLANVKMSMNPFDEIAVEEAVRLKEKGVATEVVSISVGPTQAQETLRTSLAMGADRAILVQTDQDLEPLAVAKVLQAIIAEESPDLVILGKQSIDGDNGATGQMLAAILGWAQATFASSIEVSGAKAKVTREVDGGLQTLEVDLPAIVTADLRLNEPRYASLPNIMKAKKKPLDVKELASLGVDTAPRLKVLKVTEPPKRGGGIKVESAADLVMKLKNEAGVL
- a CDS encoding TetR/AcrR family transcriptional regulator codes for the protein MKADVNPPPSVLSPRQSQKNATRQRVLEAARESFDTLGYEGTTIREIARKAGVSVGSVFTTFASKGEILSQVMQDRLDRLYGELDRVAPHLRGSTADRLRSMFAIHFAFEAPHVRLFLAHVAAAYDWTLPKTAVPYGRTPRLQEIMRECLAKGVEEGDVDPGLNLQEIVDLLLAAYAWTYHFAITEAADVDARTAIMDRQIGLICEGFRPR
- a CDS encoding twin transmembrane helix small protein; translation: MDAFSYLIPAALIAVALVLALGIYALFRGGDFGRSYSNKLMRLRVVAQAIAIAVLMGAVWWRSSH